From Mucilaginibacter inviolabilis, a single genomic window includes:
- a CDS encoding C1 family peptidase — protein sequence MIQKTKHYGWLPDLPDHRDFQYAIVRHEALAQPTPPLVDLRAQCPPVYDQGELGSCTANAIAGAFQFELMKQKLPVFNPSRLFIYYNERVLEGHVNEDSGSQLRDGVKSIATLGVCDETLWPYNVSQFAQQPTPEVYTSALSNKALQYTRLNNTAINELKTCLAGGNPFVFGFTAYQSFEGDVVAKSGVLPMPAQSESVIGGHAVMAVGYDDQKSAFIVRNSWGNGWGLQGYFYMPYDYVTSTNLADDFWTISQVA from the coding sequence CAATATGCAATTGTACGCCATGAGGCCCTGGCGCAGCCCACTCCCCCATTAGTCGATCTCCGTGCGCAATGTCCGCCGGTCTATGACCAGGGTGAACTAGGTTCCTGCACAGCCAATGCTATAGCAGGCGCTTTTCAGTTTGAATTGATGAAACAAAAACTACCCGTATTTAATCCATCAAGGTTATTTATTTATTACAATGAACGTGTTTTAGAAGGTCACGTGAATGAAGATAGTGGTTCACAATTACGCGATGGTGTAAAATCAATTGCTACCCTGGGCGTTTGCGACGAAACGTTATGGCCATACAACGTGAGCCAATTTGCACAGCAGCCAACACCTGAGGTTTATACAAGTGCGCTATCAAACAAGGCCTTGCAATATACCCGTTTAAACAATACTGCAATTAATGAGTTAAAAACGTGCCTAGCCGGCGGTAATCCTTTTGTATTTGGCTTTACAGCTTACCAAAGTTTTGAAGGTGATGTTGTAGCTAAAAGTGGAGTTTTACCTATGCCCGCCCAATCAGAAAGCGTTATTGGTGGCCACGCGGTAATGGCCGTTGGTTATGACGACCAAAAGAGCGCATTTATTGTTCGTAACAGCTGGGGTAATGGATGGGGTCTTCAGGGTTACTTTTATATGCCTTATGACTATGTTACCAGCACCAACCTGGCCGACGATTTTTGGACCATTAGCCAGGTAGCTTAG